In Triticum aestivum cultivar Chinese Spring chromosome 5B, IWGSC CS RefSeq v2.1, whole genome shotgun sequence, the following proteins share a genomic window:
- the LOC123117755 gene encoding cysteine-rich receptor-like protein kinase 19, which yields MANESGTSHGDDLQRILLDESAEPMNLQLSLLKDITNCFSSDHEIGRGGFAVVYKGVVGKGIVAVKKLTNTAAVPEEKFHEEIRNLIKAKHKNIVRFLGYVLTRKEKWKSTRGNLSWQINGTGCYVLSMYATGVLIITLPVG from the exons ATGGCCAATGAATCCGGTACAAGCCACGGCGACGACCTCCAGAGGATACTGCTTGATGAAAGCGCCGAGCCCATGAACCTGCAGTTATCACTTCTAAAAGACATCACAAATTGTTTCTCTTCTGATCACGAAATTGGCAGGGGCGGGTTTGCGGTGGTTTATAAG GGAGTTGTCGGCAAAGGTATAGTCGCCGTGAAGAAGCTGACCAACACAGCTGCTGTTCCCGAAGAGAAATTCCATGAAGAGATTAGAAACCTGATAAAGGCCAAGCACAAGAATATAGTACGTTTTCTGGGGTATGTGCTGACACGCAAGGAAAAATGGAAGAGTACAAGGGGAAACTTGTCATGGCAGATCAACGGAACTGGTTGCTATGTTTTGAGTATGTATGCAACGGGAGTCTTGATAATCACATTACCGGTAGGATGA